A genome region from Triticum aestivum cultivar Chinese Spring chromosome 2B, IWGSC CS RefSeq v2.1, whole genome shotgun sequence includes the following:
- the LOC123044527 gene encoding kinesin-like protein KIN-4C isoform X1 codes for MGSSDMASQPQSDSVKVAVNVRPLITPELVLGCTDCVTVTPGEPQVQIGPHIFTYDHVYGSTGSSSSLIFEQCVYPLVDSLFCGYNTTVLAYGQTGSGKTYTMGTNYSGESNCGGIIPQVMETIFKKADAMKGDTEFLIRVSFIEIFKEEVFDLLDDPGSVAKAAAPARVPIQIRETANGSITLAGVTEAEVKSKEEMALHLARGSLSRATGSTNMNSQSSRSHAIFTISIEQKRTSSSASEKSTSNEYDILSSKFHLVDLAGSERAKRTGADGLRLKEGIHINRGLLALGNVISALGDEKKRKEGAFVPYRDSKLTRLLQDSLGGNSKTVMIACISPADSNAEETINTLKYANRARNIQNKAVINRDPVTAEMQKLRSQLEQLQSELLFSRSGSAALEELQLLQQKVSLLELKNSELYCELKEREMSCEQLAQRAVAAQLEKDQLMLKLESARNGKSWDDIENAGSEQDVDLMKTYLSKIQQLEAEVTRQKFSTACRNGLHDRLALDKGMLLDDLGSGCEVGTLEVSSEVDEEEKEREHSSIQEKLDMELQDLDKRLQQKEAEMKQFAKSDTSVLKQHYETKLHEMEQEKKAFQKEIEDLRHALAKISSSTDECSHKMKENYLQKMNMLETQVSQLKKKQDAHQQLLRQKQKSDDAAMRLQGEIQRIKSQKVQLQQKIKQESEQFRSWKAAREKEVLQLKKEGRRNEYEMHKLLALNQKQKMVLQRKTEEATMATKRLKDLLEAKKSTRDAHGTGASGIQALMRTIDDELEVTVRAYELRSHYDRQIQERATISKEIAKLKECPEAMSPSARSSRISALENMLSSSSSAMVSMASQLSEAEERERVFSGRGRWNHVRSLPDAKNTMNYLFQLASSSRCQLHDKEVMCIEKDLIIGELKEKVVALNGRTRQLEAQVNDLHNQNMQLFAAMNNAKKSGRASRRDTTIDPEDGQIYALRKSARGSQFKHGKNSFYWSDDMDISDAEESGELEDMSDDGSDTDWVESSRKINNTRRRTSNPSRNNSLTDVKSEMPSQEIPTIQKEHASSQCCSCSSKSLCKLTRYCECRALGSQCGTGCGCNASNCSNRVRVVKEEIDDEPPSEKEGSEFGNVSSSENDAKMKEEVKQGIMLLENAVAEKETQQPKSRKPLADIGNTDGKQGGAKPKQQRKNWRKSATIQLVPTEPPPPASASAPDNAEAAPQNRADIPLRLPRAMSSASAAESNPLTDRNASKAGETVSSNKENGSVATRAPAPAPARSRKNAAMEKENHLG; via the exons ATGGGGAGCTCGGATATGGCGTCGCAGCCGCAGAGCGACAGCGTCAAGGTGGCAGTCAACGTCCGGCCGCTCATCACGCCGGAGCTCGTCCTCGGATGCACGGACTGCGTCACCGTCACGCCGGGCGAGCCGCAG GTTCAAATTGGCCCACACATCTTCACTTATGATCATGTCTACGGCAGCACGGGGTCTTCTTCCTCATTGATATTTGAGCAATGTGTGTATCCACTAGTCGACTCATTGTTCTGTGGATACAACACCACTGTGCTAGCTTATGGCCAG ACTGGATCTGGGAAGACATATACGATGGGGACCAATTATTCTGGTGAATCTAACTGTGGAGGAATAATTCCACAAGTCATGGAGACGATATTCAAGAAAGCTGATGCAATGAAGGGTGATACAGAGTTCTTAATTAGGGTATCCTTCATTGAG ATATTCAAGGAGGAAGTATTCGATTTGCTTGATGATCCTGGGTCTGTTGCAAAAGCAGCAGCGCCTGCTAGAGTGCCTATTCAGATTCGAGAAACTGCAAATGGAAGCATTACACTTGCTGGCGTGACGGAGGCTGAAGTCAAGTCAAAAGAAGAAATGGCCTTGCACTTGGCACGAGGATCTTTGTCACGCGCAACTGGAAGTACAAACATGAATAGCCAGTCAAG TCGCTCTCATGCTATTTTTACGATATCTATCGAACAAAAGAGGACCTCAAGTTCTGCATCTGAGAAGTCAACTagtaatgaatatgatattttatCATCAAAATTTCATCTAGTTGACTTGGCTGGTTCTGAGAGGGCTAAACGAACAGGAGCTGATGGATTACGGCTTAAAGAAG GGATACACATAAACAGAGGCCTTCTTGCTCTTGGCAATGTTATTAGCGCATTAGGTGATGAAAAGAAGCGGAAAGAAGGAGCATTTGTCCCATACCGGGACAGCAAATTAACTCGCCTGCTGCAG GACTCTCTAGGAGGAAACAGTAAAACCGTTATGATTG CTTGCATTAGTCCTGCTGATTCTAATGCAGAGGAAACCATAAATACACTCAAGTATGCCAATCGTGCACGGAATATTCAAAACAAAGCAGTG ATCAACAGAGACCCAGTTACAGCAGAGATGCAAAAATTGAGGAGTCAATTAGAGCAGCTCCAGAGTGAACTTCTGTTTTCCCGCAGTGGGAGTGCAGCACTAGAAGaacttcag CTGCTGCAACAAAAAGTCTCTCTACTTGAGTTAAAAAATTCAGAACTGTACTGTGAGCTCAAGGAAAGGGAAATGTCTTGTGAACAGTTAGCACAGCGTGCAGTTGCTGCCCAG CTGGAAAAGGATCAGCTCATGTTAAAGCTCGAATCAGCACGCAATGGAAAATCGTGGGATGATATTGAAAATGCCGGTAGTGAGCAG GATGTGGACCTTATGAAGACCTATTTATCGAAGATTCAGCAGTTGGAGGCTGAAGTAACACGGCAGAAGTTCTCCACTGCCTGTAGAAATGGTTTGCATGATCGACTTGCACTGGACAAGGGCATGCTTCTAGATGATCTAGGTTCAGGTTGTGAAGTAGGAACGCTCGAAGTGTCAA GtgaagttgatgaagaagaaaaggaaagagaacaTTCATCCATACAGGAGAAACTGGATATGGAGCTGCAAGATCTAGATAAAAGACTTCAGCAAAAGGAG GCGGAGATGAAACAATTTGCGAAGAGTGATACCTCTGTTCTCAAGCAACATTATGAGACGAAGTTACATGAGATGGAACAAGAAAAGAAGGCTTTTCAG AAAGAAATTGAGGATCTCCGTCATGCACTAGCAAAAATATCTTCCTCAACTGATGAGTGCTCACACAAAATGAAAGAGAACTATCTTCAGAAGATGAACATGCTTGAAACTCAG GTCTCTCAGCTCAAGAAAAAGCAGGATGCTCACCAACAGTTGCTACGACAGAAACAAAAAAGTGATGATGCAGCTATGCGTTTACAAGGAGAAATTCAACGCATCAAATCTCAGAAG GTTCAACTTCAACAAAAGATCAAACAAGAATCCGAGCAATTTAGATCTTGGAAAGCGGCTCGTGAAAAGGAAGTGCTTCAG CTGAAGAAGGAAGGGAGACGGAATGAATATGAGATGCATAAACTCCTAGCTTTAAATCAGAAGCAGAAAATG GTTTTACAGCGAAAAACTGAAGAAGCTACGATGGCCACGAAAAGACTGAAAGATTTGCTCGAAGCAAAGAAGTCCACCCGTGATGCACATG GAACAGGCGCATCAGGGATTCAG GCCTTGATGCGAACGATTGACGATGAACTTGAAGTAACTGTAAGGGCGTATGAATTACGTTCACACTATGACCGACAAATACAAGA GAGAGCAACAATATCTAAGGAAATAGCAAAGCTGAAGGAGTGTCCTGAGGCTATGTCTCCTAGCGCTAGGAGTTCCAGAATATCAGCACTGGAAAACATGCTGTCATCATCATCTAGTGCTATGGTATCAATGGCTTCTCAACTGTCTGAAGCGGAGGAGCGGGAGCGTGTGTTCAGTGGTAGAGGCAGATGGAACCATGTAAGGTCCCTGCCTGATGCAAAGAACACAATGAATTACCTTTTTCAGTTAGCATCATCTTCAAG GTGCCAATTACATGATAAGGAGGTGATGTGTATAGAGAAGGATCTCATCATTGGAGAACTGAAAGAAAAGGTGGTTGCGCTTAATGGCAGAACTAGACAGTTAGAAGCACAAGTTAATGATCTACATAACCAAAATATGCAG CTCTTCGCTGCAATGAACAATGCGAAGAAATCTGGTAGGGCCTCAAGGCGTGATACTACTATTGATCCAGAAGATGGTCAAATTTATGCTTTGCGGAAG AGTGCTCGAGGTTCCCAATTCAAGCATGGTAAGAACAGCTTCTACTGGTCGGATGACATGGACATATCAGATGCTGAGGAGTCGGGAGAATTAGAAGATATGAGTGATGATGGATCTGATACAGATTGGGTAGAGTCATCCAGGAAAATCAATAATACACGGCGGCGAACATCTAACCCGAGTAGAAACAATTCACTTACAGATGTGAAGTCAGAGATGCCTAGTCAGGAAATTCCCACCATCCAGAAAGAGCATGCTTCTTCACAGTGCTGCTCGTGTTCATCAAAATCGTTGTGCAAGCTCACCAGATATTGTGAGTGCAGAGCTCTAGGCTCACAATGTGGTACTGGTTGCGGGTGTAATGCTTCCAACTGTTCCAATAGGGTGCGCGTCGTCAAGGAAGAAATAGACGACGAACCACCATCCGAGAAGGAAGGTAGCGAGTTTGGTAATGTTTCTTCTTCAGAGAATGATGCCAAAATGAAGGAAGAAGTGAAGCAAGGAATCATGCTTCTCGAGAATGCTGTGGCTGAGAAGGAAACTCAGCAGCCAAAATCAAGAAAGCCATTGGCGGACATTGGAAATACCGAT GGGAAACAAGGCGGGGCAAAACCGAAGCAGCAGAGGAAGAACTGGCGCAAGTCGGCAACAATCCAGCTCGTCCCTACGGAGCCTCCTCCACCAGCCTCAGCCTCTGCACCGGATAACGCTGAAGCCGCTCCGCAGAACAGAGCCGACATTCCCCTGAGGCTGCCGAGGGCAATGTCCTCTGCGTCCGCTGCGGAGAGCAACCCTCTTACGGACCGCAATGCCAGCAAGGCAGGCGAGACTGTGAGCAGCAACAAGGAGAACGGCAGCGTTGCGACGAGGGcaccggctccggctccggctcggtCGAGAAAGAATGCTGCCATGGAGAAGGAGAACCACCTGGGATGA
- the LOC123044527 gene encoding kinesin-like protein KIN-4C isoform X2 → MGSSDMASQPQSDSVKVAVNVRPLITPELVLGCTDCVTVTPGEPQVQIGPHIFTYDHVYGSTGSSSSLIFEQCVYPLVDSLFCGYNTTVLAYGQTGSGKTYTMGTNYSGESNCGGIIPQVMETIFKKADAMKGDTEFLIRVSFIEIFKEEVFDLLDDPGSVAKAAAPARVPIQIRETANGSITLAGVTEAEVKSKEEMALHLARGSLSRATGSTNMNSQSSRSHAIFTISIEQKRTSSSASEKSTSNEYDILSSKFHLVDLAGSERAKRTGADGLRLKEGIHINRGLLALGNVISALGDEKKRKEGAFVPYRDSKLTRLLQDSLGGNSKTVMIACISPADSNAEETINTLKYANRARNIQNKAVINRDPVTAEMQKLRSQLEQLQSELLFSRSGSAALEELQLLQQKVSLLELKNSELYCELKEREMSCEQLAQRAVAAQLEKDQLMLKLESARNGKSWDDIENAGSEQDVDLMKTYLSKIQQLEAEVTRQKFSTACRNGLHDRLALDKGMLLDDLGSGCEVGTLEVSSEVDEEEKEREHSSIQEKLDMELQDLDKRLQQKEAEMKQFAKSDTSVLKQHYETKLHEMEQEKKAFQKEIEDLRHALAKISSSTDECSHKMKENYLQKMNMLETQVSQLKKKQDAHQQLLRQKQKSDDAAMRLQGEIQRIKSQKVQLQQKIKQESEQFRSWKAAREKEVLQLKKEGRRNEYEMHKLLALNQKQKMVLQRKTEEATMATKRLKDLLEAKKSTRDAHGASGIQALMRTIDDELEVTVRAYELRSHYDRQIQERATISKEIAKLKECPEAMSPSARSSRISALENMLSSSSSAMVSMASQLSEAEERERVFSGRGRWNHVRSLPDAKNTMNYLFQLASSSRCQLHDKEVMCIEKDLIIGELKEKVVALNGRTRQLEAQVNDLHNQNMQLFAAMNNAKKSGRASRRDTTIDPEDGQIYALRKSARGSQFKHGKNSFYWSDDMDISDAEESGELEDMSDDGSDTDWVESSRKINNTRRRTSNPSRNNSLTDVKSEMPSQEIPTIQKEHASSQCCSCSSKSLCKLTRYCECRALGSQCGTGCGCNASNCSNRVRVVKEEIDDEPPSEKEGSEFGNVSSSENDAKMKEEVKQGIMLLENAVAEKETQQPKSRKPLADIGNTDGKQGGAKPKQQRKNWRKSATIQLVPTEPPPPASASAPDNAEAAPQNRADIPLRLPRAMSSASAAESNPLTDRNASKAGETVSSNKENGSVATRAPAPAPARSRKNAAMEKENHLG, encoded by the exons ATGGGGAGCTCGGATATGGCGTCGCAGCCGCAGAGCGACAGCGTCAAGGTGGCAGTCAACGTCCGGCCGCTCATCACGCCGGAGCTCGTCCTCGGATGCACGGACTGCGTCACCGTCACGCCGGGCGAGCCGCAG GTTCAAATTGGCCCACACATCTTCACTTATGATCATGTCTACGGCAGCACGGGGTCTTCTTCCTCATTGATATTTGAGCAATGTGTGTATCCACTAGTCGACTCATTGTTCTGTGGATACAACACCACTGTGCTAGCTTATGGCCAG ACTGGATCTGGGAAGACATATACGATGGGGACCAATTATTCTGGTGAATCTAACTGTGGAGGAATAATTCCACAAGTCATGGAGACGATATTCAAGAAAGCTGATGCAATGAAGGGTGATACAGAGTTCTTAATTAGGGTATCCTTCATTGAG ATATTCAAGGAGGAAGTATTCGATTTGCTTGATGATCCTGGGTCTGTTGCAAAAGCAGCAGCGCCTGCTAGAGTGCCTATTCAGATTCGAGAAACTGCAAATGGAAGCATTACACTTGCTGGCGTGACGGAGGCTGAAGTCAAGTCAAAAGAAGAAATGGCCTTGCACTTGGCACGAGGATCTTTGTCACGCGCAACTGGAAGTACAAACATGAATAGCCAGTCAAG TCGCTCTCATGCTATTTTTACGATATCTATCGAACAAAAGAGGACCTCAAGTTCTGCATCTGAGAAGTCAACTagtaatgaatatgatattttatCATCAAAATTTCATCTAGTTGACTTGGCTGGTTCTGAGAGGGCTAAACGAACAGGAGCTGATGGATTACGGCTTAAAGAAG GGATACACATAAACAGAGGCCTTCTTGCTCTTGGCAATGTTATTAGCGCATTAGGTGATGAAAAGAAGCGGAAAGAAGGAGCATTTGTCCCATACCGGGACAGCAAATTAACTCGCCTGCTGCAG GACTCTCTAGGAGGAAACAGTAAAACCGTTATGATTG CTTGCATTAGTCCTGCTGATTCTAATGCAGAGGAAACCATAAATACACTCAAGTATGCCAATCGTGCACGGAATATTCAAAACAAAGCAGTG ATCAACAGAGACCCAGTTACAGCAGAGATGCAAAAATTGAGGAGTCAATTAGAGCAGCTCCAGAGTGAACTTCTGTTTTCCCGCAGTGGGAGTGCAGCACTAGAAGaacttcag CTGCTGCAACAAAAAGTCTCTCTACTTGAGTTAAAAAATTCAGAACTGTACTGTGAGCTCAAGGAAAGGGAAATGTCTTGTGAACAGTTAGCACAGCGTGCAGTTGCTGCCCAG CTGGAAAAGGATCAGCTCATGTTAAAGCTCGAATCAGCACGCAATGGAAAATCGTGGGATGATATTGAAAATGCCGGTAGTGAGCAG GATGTGGACCTTATGAAGACCTATTTATCGAAGATTCAGCAGTTGGAGGCTGAAGTAACACGGCAGAAGTTCTCCACTGCCTGTAGAAATGGTTTGCATGATCGACTTGCACTGGACAAGGGCATGCTTCTAGATGATCTAGGTTCAGGTTGTGAAGTAGGAACGCTCGAAGTGTCAA GtgaagttgatgaagaagaaaaggaaagagaacaTTCATCCATACAGGAGAAACTGGATATGGAGCTGCAAGATCTAGATAAAAGACTTCAGCAAAAGGAG GCGGAGATGAAACAATTTGCGAAGAGTGATACCTCTGTTCTCAAGCAACATTATGAGACGAAGTTACATGAGATGGAACAAGAAAAGAAGGCTTTTCAG AAAGAAATTGAGGATCTCCGTCATGCACTAGCAAAAATATCTTCCTCAACTGATGAGTGCTCACACAAAATGAAAGAGAACTATCTTCAGAAGATGAACATGCTTGAAACTCAG GTCTCTCAGCTCAAGAAAAAGCAGGATGCTCACCAACAGTTGCTACGACAGAAACAAAAAAGTGATGATGCAGCTATGCGTTTACAAGGAGAAATTCAACGCATCAAATCTCAGAAG GTTCAACTTCAACAAAAGATCAAACAAGAATCCGAGCAATTTAGATCTTGGAAAGCGGCTCGTGAAAAGGAAGTGCTTCAG CTGAAGAAGGAAGGGAGACGGAATGAATATGAGATGCATAAACTCCTAGCTTTAAATCAGAAGCAGAAAATG GTTTTACAGCGAAAAACTGAAGAAGCTACGATGGCCACGAAAAGACTGAAAGATTTGCTCGAAGCAAAGAAGTCCACCCGTGATGCACATG GCGCATCAGGGATTCAG GCCTTGATGCGAACGATTGACGATGAACTTGAAGTAACTGTAAGGGCGTATGAATTACGTTCACACTATGACCGACAAATACAAGA GAGAGCAACAATATCTAAGGAAATAGCAAAGCTGAAGGAGTGTCCTGAGGCTATGTCTCCTAGCGCTAGGAGTTCCAGAATATCAGCACTGGAAAACATGCTGTCATCATCATCTAGTGCTATGGTATCAATGGCTTCTCAACTGTCTGAAGCGGAGGAGCGGGAGCGTGTGTTCAGTGGTAGAGGCAGATGGAACCATGTAAGGTCCCTGCCTGATGCAAAGAACACAATGAATTACCTTTTTCAGTTAGCATCATCTTCAAG GTGCCAATTACATGATAAGGAGGTGATGTGTATAGAGAAGGATCTCATCATTGGAGAACTGAAAGAAAAGGTGGTTGCGCTTAATGGCAGAACTAGACAGTTAGAAGCACAAGTTAATGATCTACATAACCAAAATATGCAG CTCTTCGCTGCAATGAACAATGCGAAGAAATCTGGTAGGGCCTCAAGGCGTGATACTACTATTGATCCAGAAGATGGTCAAATTTATGCTTTGCGGAAG AGTGCTCGAGGTTCCCAATTCAAGCATGGTAAGAACAGCTTCTACTGGTCGGATGACATGGACATATCAGATGCTGAGGAGTCGGGAGAATTAGAAGATATGAGTGATGATGGATCTGATACAGATTGGGTAGAGTCATCCAGGAAAATCAATAATACACGGCGGCGAACATCTAACCCGAGTAGAAACAATTCACTTACAGATGTGAAGTCAGAGATGCCTAGTCAGGAAATTCCCACCATCCAGAAAGAGCATGCTTCTTCACAGTGCTGCTCGTGTTCATCAAAATCGTTGTGCAAGCTCACCAGATATTGTGAGTGCAGAGCTCTAGGCTCACAATGTGGTACTGGTTGCGGGTGTAATGCTTCCAACTGTTCCAATAGGGTGCGCGTCGTCAAGGAAGAAATAGACGACGAACCACCATCCGAGAAGGAAGGTAGCGAGTTTGGTAATGTTTCTTCTTCAGAGAATGATGCCAAAATGAAGGAAGAAGTGAAGCAAGGAATCATGCTTCTCGAGAATGCTGTGGCTGAGAAGGAAACTCAGCAGCCAAAATCAAGAAAGCCATTGGCGGACATTGGAAATACCGAT GGGAAACAAGGCGGGGCAAAACCGAAGCAGCAGAGGAAGAACTGGCGCAAGTCGGCAACAATCCAGCTCGTCCCTACGGAGCCTCCTCCACCAGCCTCAGCCTCTGCACCGGATAACGCTGAAGCCGCTCCGCAGAACAGAGCCGACATTCCCCTGAGGCTGCCGAGGGCAATGTCCTCTGCGTCCGCTGCGGAGAGCAACCCTCTTACGGACCGCAATGCCAGCAAGGCAGGCGAGACTGTGAGCAGCAACAAGGAGAACGGCAGCGTTGCGACGAGGGcaccggctccggctccggctcggtCGAGAAAGAATGCTGCCATGGAGAAGGAGAACCACCTGGGATGA